One window from the genome of Spirosoma rhododendri encodes:
- a CDS encoding GNAT family N-acetyltransferase gives MKTKPALRYERLTGSAIRNVFDELARLRIAVFRDFPYLYEGSVDYERTYLDTYARSERALLFAVCDGNRMVGATTALPLLDETDEVQQPFHDAGYDLSTVFYFGESILLPDYRGYGLGHRFFDEREAHARQFGDYALTCFCAVQRPTDHPQRPADYRPLEEFWQKRGYRQEPALKSTFHWPDIGETESTGKVMVYWVKALI, from the coding sequence GTGAAGACTAAGCCTGCCCTACGCTACGAACGCCTGACCGGATCAGCCATTCGCAACGTGTTCGACGAACTGGCCCGGCTCCGCATCGCAGTTTTCCGCGACTTTCCGTACCTCTATGAAGGCAGTGTCGACTACGAGCGGACGTACCTGGACACGTATGCCCGCTCGGAACGCGCCCTGCTGTTCGCAGTCTGTGACGGCAACCGAATGGTCGGCGCTACCACGGCCCTGCCGCTGCTGGACGAAACCGACGAGGTGCAACAGCCTTTCCACGACGCGGGGTATGACCTCAGCACCGTTTTCTATTTTGGTGAAAGCATCCTGCTGCCCGATTATCGGGGCTATGGGCTTGGGCACCGTTTTTTCGACGAGCGCGAAGCCCACGCCCGCCAGTTTGGCGACTACGCGCTAACCTGCTTCTGCGCCGTCCAACGCCCCACCGACCACCCGCAACGCCCCGCCGATTACCGCCCGTTGGAAGAATTCTGGCAAAAGCGCGGCTACCGGCAGGAGCCCGCGCTGAAAAGCACTTTTCACTGGCCCGACATCGGCGAAACCGAGTCGACGGGGAAGGTGATGGTGTATTGGGTGAAGGCGCTTATTTGA
- a CDS encoding ketosteroid isomerase-related protein, with protein MNAHDIVTNYYNAFNRRDWQAMLNMLTDDVQHDSNQGATYHGKDHFTQFLRHMEDCYEETLTELVVMVDPTGKRAGSEFVVNGTYKKTDGDLPAANGQAYVLPAGSFMELTDEGLISRVTTYYNLPLWESLVTGED; from the coding sequence ATGAATGCACACGACATCGTTACCAACTACTACAACGCCTTTAACCGCCGTGACTGGCAGGCCATGCTGAACATGCTGACCGACGACGTACAGCACGACAGCAATCAGGGGGCAACCTACCACGGCAAAGACCATTTCACGCAGTTTCTCCGGCACATGGAAGACTGCTACGAGGAAACGTTGACCGAACTGGTCGTGATGGTCGACCCGACGGGCAAGCGGGCGGGCAGTGAATTCGTTGTAAACGGCACCTACAAAAAAACTGACGGCGACCTGCCTGCTGCCAACGGACAGGCCTATGTGCTGCCCGCCGGTTCGTTTATGGAACTGACCGACGAAGGGCTGATTAGCCGCGTGACGACCTACTACAACCTGCCACTCTGGGAATCGCTGGTGACGGGTGAAGACTAA
- a CDS encoding mechanosensitive ion channel family protein, whose amino-acid sequence MQQQLDTWIRDVIRWAGYIPNRDLSGWVLLTIAVLGGVIVDVIVTQVLSFVAKRRTYQTLQILKTHLRWAFWIFVPSLFFLLATNIQSARFLRRHPVADKTAEILFLVTATWLAVKALKVGELLLIRHYDTANDINLSQRKFVTQVRFIRRIAVFIILLVGGSLLLISFQGSRKVGLSVLTSAGVVSVLIGFAAQKTLANLLAGIQIAFNQQIRLDDAVVVEKEWGRIEEINLTNVIVRLWDRRRLILPITYFVETPFENWTRNEASIIGSAFFYLDYTVPVDRIRAKAREIAENDPLWNGDSFAVQVTDTQPTCLVLRILVSASDAPSAFDLRCHMREHLIAFIRDEYPQTLPQTRLLLAEELRPKEIE is encoded by the coding sequence ATGCAACAGCAACTCGACACCTGGATTCGGGACGTAATTCGATGGGCCGGTTACATTCCCAACCGCGACCTGTCGGGCTGGGTTCTGCTCACTATCGCCGTGCTGGGTGGTGTAATTGTCGACGTCATCGTGACGCAGGTGCTCAGTTTCGTCGCCAAACGGCGCACCTATCAGACGCTGCAAATCCTGAAAACGCACCTGCGCTGGGCATTCTGGATTTTTGTTCCGTCGCTGTTTTTTCTGCTGGCCACCAACATACAGTCGGCCCGGTTTCTCCGGCGGCACCCCGTTGCCGACAAGACCGCCGAAATTCTGTTTCTCGTCACCGCTACCTGGCTGGCGGTCAAAGCACTAAAGGTTGGTGAACTGCTGCTGATTCGCCATTACGACACGGCGAACGACATCAATCTATCGCAGCGTAAATTCGTTACGCAGGTACGGTTTATCCGGCGGATCGCCGTTTTCATCATTCTACTCGTCGGCGGATCGCTGCTGCTTATTTCGTTTCAGGGTAGTCGCAAAGTGGGGCTGAGCGTGCTGACCTCGGCGGGGGTCGTGTCGGTACTGATCGGTTTTGCGGCCCAGAAAACGCTGGCCAACCTACTGGCCGGTATTCAGATTGCTTTCAATCAGCAAATCCGGCTTGACGATGCCGTTGTGGTCGAAAAAGAGTGGGGGCGAATTGAAGAAATTAACCTGACCAACGTCATCGTGCGGCTATGGGACCGGCGTCGACTGATTCTGCCGATCACGTATTTTGTCGAAACGCCGTTTGAAAACTGGACCCGCAACGAAGCCTCGATCATCGGATCGGCGTTTTTCTACCTCGACTACACCGTTCCTGTCGACCGGATCCGGGCGAAAGCGCGCGAAATTGCTGAGAACGACCCGCTCTGGAACGGCGATTCGTTTGCCGTGCAGGTGACCGATACGCAACCGACCTGCCTCGTGCTGCGGATTCTGGTATCGGCATCCGATGCCCCGTCGGCCTTCGACCTGCGCTGTCATATGCGCGAACACCTGATCGCGTTCATCCGAGATGAATACCCGCAGACACTACCGCAAACCCGGCTGCTGCTGGCTGAAGAACTACGGCCGAAAGAAATCGAATAG
- a CDS encoding Uma2 family endonuclease has protein sequence MEAVALKLPETLKEDELLVVPATWEEYVGLLDETPYTIQFLNGELFMGQASEMHETLVGVLIWLFNNIYIDSDLHRVLGSNIKIVIPDQLGDVNADVSVVKDPVEYGATPGGNISTARIKNPEIVVEVLSKSTRTFDSIEKLDYYKLIPSLNYILLVDQDRPQVSVYSRTNVPNEWLNHDYRSLDETVRLGDVTLPMAAIYRKSAFGKPAN, from the coding sequence ATGGAAGCCGTAGCCCTGAAATTACCGGAGACGCTGAAGGAAGATGAGTTGCTGGTCGTACCGGCAACCTGGGAGGAGTACGTCGGCCTGCTCGACGAAACACCCTACACCATTCAATTCCTAAACGGCGAACTTTTTATGGGACAGGCGTCCGAAATGCACGAAACACTGGTTGGCGTACTGATCTGGCTATTCAACAACATATACATCGATAGTGATTTGCATCGCGTACTGGGCAGCAACATCAAAATTGTAATTCCTGATCAGCTAGGCGATGTCAATGCGGATGTGTCGGTGGTGAAAGACCCGGTAGAATACGGAGCGACGCCCGGCGGCAACATTTCGACCGCCCGTATCAAAAACCCGGAGATCGTGGTGGAGGTGCTGTCGAAAAGTACGCGCACGTTCGACTCCATCGAAAAACTGGATTACTACAAACTGATTCCATCGCTGAACTACATTCTGCTGGTCGATCAGGACAGACCGCAGGTGTCGGTTTATTCGCGGACGAACGTACCCAACGAGTGGCTAAATCACGATTATCGATCGCTCGATGAAACGGTACGCCTGGGCGACGTTACCCTGCCGATGGCTGCTATTTACCGGAAATCGGCGTTCGGTAAGCCGGCCAACTGA
- a CDS encoding GAF domain-containing protein — MAETLILPAPTGDRATDRQAAYDSLIPQLDALLTGETDLTANLANTAAALREAFGFFWVGFYLTKDDQLVLGPFQGPIACTRIAFGRGVCGAAYSRRETILVPDVEQFPGHIACSSASKSEVVVPVFDALGNVAMVLDVDSDLLNDFDDIDVRGLEQVAALLTARL, encoded by the coding sequence ATGGCTGAAACGCTCATACTTCCGGCTCCCACCGGCGACCGCGCCACCGACCGGCAGGCTGCTTACGACAGCCTGATTCCCCAACTCGATGCGCTGCTGACCGGCGAAACCGACCTGACGGCCAACCTTGCCAACACAGCCGCAGCCCTCCGCGAAGCGTTCGGCTTTTTCTGGGTTGGCTTCTATCTGACGAAAGACGATCAGCTTGTACTCGGCCCATTTCAGGGACCGATCGCCTGCACGCGCATCGCCTTCGGCAGGGGCGTTTGCGGGGCGGCCTACTCGCGTCGGGAAACAATCCTGGTTCCTGATGTCGAGCAGTTTCCGGGGCACATTGCCTGTAGTTCGGCGTCAAAATCCGAAGTAGTGGTTCCCGTTTTCGACGCGTTGGGCAACGTAGCGATGGTACTCGACGTGGATAGCGACCTGCTGAACGACTTCGATGACATCGACGTGCGCGGGCTGGAACAGGTAGCGGCTTTGCTGACAGCCCGTCTGTAG
- a CDS encoding rod shape-determining protein: MGLFNFLTSDIAIDLGTANTLIIHKDRIVVDEPSIIAMDKVSGKVLAIGHKAMQMHEKTNENIKTIRPLKDGVIADFTAAELMIRGMIKMIDAGNKLFSPSHRMVVCIPSGITEVEKRAVKDSCEHAGAKEVYMVHEPIAAAIGIGIDITQPNGTMIVDIGGGTTEIAVIALSGIVCEQSVRIAGDVFTRDIVDYMRREHNLLIGERSAEQIKMEVGSALPELDNPPSDYEIRGRDLMTGIPKEIKVTYSEIAYSLDKSISKIEEATMKALEISPPELSADIYTNGIHLTGGGALLHGLDKRLGAKTKLPIHVADDPLKAVVKGTGEVIKNLDMYKSVLIS, translated from the coding sequence ATGGGACTTTTTAATTTTCTGACCAGCGATATCGCCATTGACCTCGGCACGGCCAACACGCTGATCATCCATAAAGATCGCATTGTTGTCGACGAACCGTCCATTATCGCCATGGACAAGGTCAGTGGAAAAGTGCTTGCTATTGGCCACAAAGCCATGCAGATGCACGAAAAAACCAACGAAAACATCAAGACGATCCGTCCGCTGAAAGACGGTGTGATCGCTGACTTTACGGCCGCCGAACTGATGATTCGCGGCATGATAAAGATGATCGATGCGGGCAACAAGCTGTTTTCGCCCTCGCATCGCATGGTCGTCTGCATTCCGTCGGGTATCACGGAGGTCGAAAAACGGGCCGTTAAAGACTCCTGCGAGCATGCGGGTGCCAAAGAGGTATACATGGTTCACGAGCCCATCGCTGCCGCTATTGGTATCGGTATAGACATCACGCAGCCCAACGGCACGATGATCGTCGACATCGGCGGGGGAACGACGGAGATTGCGGTCATTGCCCTGTCGGGGATCGTCTGCGAACAGTCGGTACGGATTGCGGGCGACGTTTTCACCCGTGATATTGTCGACTACATGCGTCGGGAGCACAACCTGCTGATCGGTGAGCGGTCGGCGGAGCAGATCAAGATGGAAGTTGGCTCGGCTCTGCCCGAACTCGACAACCCACCGTCTGACTACGAAATCCGGGGCCGCGATTTGATGACGGGTATTCCGAAAGAGATCAAGGTAACGTACAGCGAAATTGCGTATTCGCTCGATAAATCGATTTCCAAGATCGAAGAAGCGACGATGAAAGCGCTGGAGATTTCGCCACCGGAGCTGTCGGCCGATATTTACACCAACGGTATTCACCTGACGGGTGGCGGGGCACTGCTACACGGACTGGACAAGCGGTTGGGTGCCAAAACGAAGTTGCCGATTCACGTAGCCGATGATCCGCTCAAGGCTGTTGTGAAGGGAACGGGTGAGGTTATCAAGAACCTGGATATGTACAAGTCGGTGCTGATTAGCTAA
- a CDS encoding GH3 auxin-responsive promoter family protein: MGVRSIFSKPLARWVVERQQTWMYQPAQTQQRWFEQLVAAGRKTAFGRDHHLHDVQTIADFRQAVPVRDYEGLKPYVERILAGEPDVLWPGKPLYLAKTSGTTSGVKYIPITRDSIPNHINSARDALLNYINETGKSDFLDKKLIFLSGSPELTEKNGIHVGRLSGIVNHHVPAYLRSNQLPDFETNTIDDWETKLERIIDQTIDQPMSLISGIPPWVQMYFDRIQERTGKLIKDVFPDFSLFVYGGVNFEPYRAKLFETIGKRIDSIETYPASEGFIAFQDSQTEPGLLLLLDSGIFYEFIAADEFFNENPRRLSIDEVELDKNYAVIINNNAGLWAYSLGDTVKFVSRDPYRLLVTGRIKHFISAFGEHVIGEEVERALQTAMQQHPETEVVEFTVAPVVSPAEGLPYHEWLVEFATPPHDPTAFAHVLNTRLTELNVYYDDLITGAILQPLKLMSLPRGAFQRYMKTQGKLGGQNKVPRLANDRVIADGLLTQAQPV, encoded by the coding sequence ATGGGAGTCCGTTCGATTTTCAGCAAACCGCTCGCCCGGTGGGTCGTTGAGCGTCAGCAGACGTGGATGTATCAGCCTGCTCAAACGCAGCAGCGTTGGTTTGAACAGCTCGTCGCGGCAGGGCGAAAAACAGCGTTTGGGCGCGATCATCATCTGCACGACGTTCAGACCATCGCCGATTTCCGGCAGGCCGTTCCCGTCCGTGATTACGAGGGACTGAAGCCGTACGTCGAACGCATCCTGGCTGGTGAACCCGACGTGCTGTGGCCGGGCAAACCGCTGTATCTGGCCAAAACCTCGGGTACAACCTCCGGCGTCAAATACATCCCGATCACCCGCGATTCCATTCCTAACCACATCAATTCAGCCCGCGACGCGCTGCTGAACTACATCAATGAAACGGGAAAGAGCGATTTTCTGGATAAAAAATTAATTTTTTTGTCGGGTAGCCCCGAACTGACCGAGAAGAATGGCATCCATGTCGGGCGGTTGTCGGGCATTGTTAATCACCACGTACCGGCCTACCTGCGCAGCAATCAGTTACCTGACTTCGAGACGAATACCATCGACGATTGGGAAACCAAGCTAGAGCGGATCATCGACCAAACTATCGATCAGCCAATGTCGCTGATTTCGGGGATTCCGCCCTGGGTGCAGATGTATTTCGACCGGATTCAGGAGCGGACCGGCAAGTTGATTAAAGACGTGTTCCCCGATTTTTCGCTGTTCGTGTACGGGGGCGTCAACTTCGAGCCGTACCGCGCCAAGCTGTTCGAAACCATCGGCAAGCGCATCGATTCGATTGAAACCTACCCGGCGTCGGAGGGATTCATCGCCTTTCAGGATTCGCAGACCGAGCCGGGGCTGTTGTTACTGCTCGACAGCGGTATTTTCTACGAGTTCATCGCTGCCGACGAGTTTTTCAACGAAAACCCCCGCCGGTTGTCGATTGACGAGGTAGAGCTAGACAAGAACTACGCGGTCATCATCAATAACAACGCCGGGCTGTGGGCCTATTCGCTGGGTGACACGGTGAAGTTTGTCTCGCGTGACCCGTACCGGCTGCTGGTGACGGGGCGTATCAAGCATTTTATTTCGGCCTTCGGCGAACACGTCATTGGTGAAGAGGTAGAGCGGGCGTTGCAGACGGCGATGCAACAGCACCCCGAAACGGAAGTGGTCGAGTTTACTGTCGCGCCGGTGGTCAGCCCCGCCGAAGGGTTGCCGTATCATGAATGGCTGGTTGAGTTTGCCACCCCTCCACACGACCCGACCGCCTTCGCCCACGTCCTGAACACGCGCCTGACCGAGTTGAACGTATACTACGACGACCTGATTACGGGCGCAATCCTGCAACCGTTGAAGCTGATGAGTCTGCCGCGTGGTGCGTTTCAACGGTACATGAAAACGCAGGGTAAGCTGGGCGGCCAAAACAAAGTGCCCCGGCTCGCCAACGACCGCGTCATCGCCGACGGATTACTGACACAAGCCCAACCTGTGTAA
- a CDS encoding nucleotidyltransferase family protein, with the protein METIAIDQAFILSVLRANRDRLRTEFGIERIGLYGSFARNEQTDKSDIDLIYHLLPDARLSWTEKERLYRILRRKLHRKMDLVDDNVMSPIIKYYVRKDVIYA; encoded by the coding sequence ATGGAGACTATCGCCATCGATCAGGCGTTCATCCTGAGCGTACTCCGCGCCAACCGCGACCGGCTGCGTACTGAATTTGGTATCGAGCGCATTGGCCTGTACGGTAGCTTCGCCCGCAACGAACAGACCGACAAAAGCGACATCGACCTCATCTACCACCTATTGCCTGATGCCAGGCTATCGTGGACAGAAAAAGAACGATTGTACCGTATCCTCCGCAGAAAGCTGCACCGCAAAATGGATTTGGTGGACGATAATGTGATGAGCCCGATCATCAAATATTACGTGCGTAAAGACGTGATTTATGCATAG
- a CDS encoding AAA family ATPase, giving the protein MKITEIKIDDYRQFKNIKFDFTYPEGHAKAGEPLEKVCFIGQSGTGKTTLLNIIWSFFVIGDDGYQIYSRKQLNRSTSVEPYRIFENVVVTAESNKNSVVLDNSLFENYKDNLFENMSIVASSVEWILKENIREDIENSRKLCLYVDDSSINHSYTLTANRIDNDFGSNNFVVNSNDIFLANEKREEAISKLSKSKIVALQSSDSRYLWSYILSDIDRYDENLKKIAIDLIQKNGSFSPNRLADKLSKWQEENPNPKVDIADNCLNPILSKFFLEVDIEGTEAPIVIKTKDGTSLTYNTLSTGTKQLLVTAIAIYKSQIESGVILFDEPERSLFPDIQRELVKYYTSLAPKAQFFYATHSPIIAAAFEPCERFILYFDENGQVKFHRGVAPEGDDPNDILRQDFDMSELMLEKGVKEYERYRRLGMEIREEANAEKKNQLIAERLELGNRYNFAGRNA; this is encoded by the coding sequence ATGAAAATTACGGAAATTAAAATTGACGATTATCGCCAATTCAAGAATATAAAATTTGATTTTACTTATCCTGAAGGCCATGCTAAAGCAGGAGAGCCTTTGGAGAAAGTATGCTTCATTGGCCAAAGTGGGACAGGCAAAACTACGCTATTAAATATTATATGGAGTTTTTTTGTGATTGGCGATGATGGGTATCAAATTTATAGTAGGAAACAACTGAACAGAAGTACTTCTGTAGAGCCTTATCGCATCTTCGAAAATGTAGTAGTGACCGCAGAATCTAACAAAAACTCTGTTGTGTTAGATAATAGTTTGTTTGAAAATTACAAAGATAACTTGTTTGAAAATATGTCTATTGTCGCGAGTAGCGTTGAATGGATATTGAAAGAAAACATCAGAGAAGATATTGAAAATAGTAGAAAATTATGTTTGTATGTGGACGATTCATCTATAAATCACTCATATACCTTGACAGCAAATAGAATTGATAATGATTTCGGAAGTAATAATTTTGTCGTAAACAGTAACGATATATTTTTAGCAAATGAGAAAAGAGAAGAGGCAATTTCTAAATTGTCCAAATCAAAGATAGTAGCCTTGCAATCTTCAGACAGCCGCTATTTGTGGAGCTATATTCTAAGCGATATAGATAGATACGATGAAAATTTGAAAAAAATTGCAATAGACTTAATTCAAAAAAACGGTAGCTTCTCTCCAAACAGATTGGCTGATAAGCTAAGCAAATGGCAAGAGGAAAATCCGAATCCTAAGGTAGATATAGCCGATAACTGTCTCAATCCGATATTAAGTAAGTTCTTTTTGGAGGTTGACATTGAGGGGACTGAAGCCCCAATTGTGATAAAGACAAAAGACGGTACTTCTCTAACATACAACACTTTGAGTACTGGAACAAAACAATTGTTGGTGACAGCTATCGCTATATATAAAAGTCAAATCGAAAGCGGTGTCATCCTTTTTGATGAACCTGAACGATCATTGTTTCCTGATATTCAACGCGAACTGGTAAAATATTATACAAGTCTAGCTCCAAAGGCACAATTCTTTTATGCTACGCACTCACCGATAATAGCAGCTGCGTTTGAGCCTTGTGAACGGTTTATTCTGTATTTCGACGAAAATGGCCAAGTGAAATTTCACAGAGGAGTTGCACCAGAAGGAGATGATCCTAATGATATCTTGCGACAAGATTTCGATATGTCGGAGTTGATGTTAGAAAAAGGTGTAAAAGAATATGAGCGCTACCGGCGATTAGGTATGGAGATACGCGAGGAAGCCAACGCAGAGAAGAAAAATCAGCTGATAGCTGAACGTTTGGAATTAGGAAATCGATACAACTTTGCAGGGCGGAATGCGTAG
- a CDS encoding 1-deoxy-D-xylulose-5-phosphate reductoisomerase produces the protein MTDFPKRRVAILGSTGSIGTQAIDVIKANPDRFAVEVLTANGNADLLIKQAVDLKPNVVVICNEDRYDQVFAALDPLDIKVYAGAAAIASVVQMDTVDVVLTAMVGYAGLLPTIRAIEAGKTIALANKETLVVAGELITKLARDKGVNILPVDSEHSAIFQCLVGEFQNPIEKIILTASGGPFRGKDRDFLANVTKAQALKHPNWSMGAKITIDSASLMNKGLEVIEAKWLFGLTAEQIDVVVHPQSIIHSLVQFEDGSLKAQMGLPDMKLPIQFALGYPYRLKSDFPRFSFLDYPTLTFEQPDLKTFRNLQLAFDALNRGGNAPCIINAANEIAVDAFLHDKIGFLDMADIVESCLTYATFVQSPTYEDYVQSDTEVRQLAGERIKSKV, from the coding sequence ATGACTGATTTTCCGAAACGCCGGGTGGCCATTCTGGGCTCGACCGGTTCCATTGGCACACAGGCAATTGACGTGATCAAAGCTAATCCAGACCGCTTTGCTGTCGAGGTGCTGACCGCCAATGGCAATGCCGACCTGCTCATTAAACAGGCCGTTGATCTGAAACCAAACGTGGTGGTGATCTGCAATGAAGATCGCTACGATCAGGTATTTGCAGCCCTCGACCCGCTGGACATCAAAGTCTACGCGGGCGCGGCAGCTATCGCATCGGTGGTGCAGATGGATACCGTCGATGTGGTGCTGACGGCGATGGTTGGCTATGCCGGGCTACTACCGACGATCCGGGCCATTGAAGCGGGTAAAACGATTGCACTGGCCAACAAGGAAACGCTCGTCGTGGCGGGCGAACTGATTACGAAGCTGGCGCGGGATAAGGGCGTCAATATTCTACCCGTCGATTCGGAGCACTCGGCCATTTTCCAGTGTCTGGTGGGGGAGTTTCAGAACCCGATTGAGAAGATTATCCTGACGGCGTCGGGCGGGCCGTTCCGGGGGAAAGACCGCGACTTTCTGGCGAACGTCACGAAAGCGCAGGCCCTGAAACACCCCAACTGGTCGATGGGGGCGAAAATCACCATCGACTCGGCCTCGCTGATGAACAAGGGGCTGGAGGTAATCGAAGCGAAATGGCTATTTGGCCTGACCGCTGAGCAGATCGACGTGGTGGTACATCCGCAGAGCATCATTCACTCGCTGGTGCAGTTTGAAGATGGCAGTTTGAAAGCACAGATGGGTTTGCCCGACATGAAACTGCCCATTCAGTTTGCGTTGGGGTACCCGTACCGGCTCAAATCCGACTTTCCGCGCTTCTCCTTCCTCGACTACCCGACGCTGACCTTCGAGCAGCCCGACCTCAAAACATTCCGTAACCTGCAACTGGCGTTCGACGCGCTGAACCGGGGCGGCAATGCGCCCTGTATTATCAACGCGGCCAACGAAATCGCCGTTGATGCGTTCCTGCACGATAAGATTGGTTTTCTGGATATGGCCGACATCGTGGAGTCCTGCCTGACCTACGCTACCTTTGTACAGTCGCCTACCTACGAGGATTACGTGCAGTCGGATACGGAGGTGCGGCAACTGGCTGGCGAACGAATCAAAAGCAAGGTTTAA
- the rseP gene encoding RIP metalloprotease RseP encodes MEILVMAGQLILGLSILVGLHELGHLVAAKAFGMRVEQYFIGFPPKVWSVKRGETEYGIGAIPLGGFVKISGMIDESLDTKHTNTEPLPYEFRAKPAWQRLIVMLGGIIVNVIVGILIFVVLAYKNGNTYLATKDAQYGIVAYDLAKSIGLQTGDKIVQVNGKEINDFSEIRSSDVFLGDNSSYTVLRNGKLIDIDIPNDFVDKLSDKKSAGQFVEPIEPFKVGEVVPGQPATKAGLKAGDVITSANGKPVRFYHQFTEIVQPLKNKPLTLIVNRAGKPVTLTMTTTEEGKIGFMPEFLLPLTHQDYTFGQALSIGTKRAFQVVFDNIKGFGKIFRGEVSASKALSGPIGIAQNLFGGIWVWDRFWTVTGLLSMALAFMNALPIPALDGGHATILGYEIISGRKPSDRFLEAAQRVGMVILLGLMAFAIFNDVFKAVF; translated from the coding sequence ATGGAAATTTTGGTAATGGCCGGGCAGCTCATTCTGGGGCTGTCTATTTTAGTTGGACTTCATGAACTGGGGCACCTCGTAGCCGCCAAAGCGTTCGGCATGCGGGTGGAACAATATTTTATTGGCTTCCCGCCGAAAGTCTGGAGCGTCAAACGGGGCGAAACGGAGTATGGTATCGGGGCTATTCCGCTGGGTGGTTTCGTGAAAATATCGGGCATGATCGACGAATCGCTCGATACGAAGCACACGAATACCGAGCCGCTCCCCTACGAATTTCGGGCGAAACCGGCCTGGCAGCGGCTGATCGTGATGCTGGGCGGTATCATCGTCAATGTCATCGTCGGTATCCTGATTTTCGTGGTGCTGGCTTACAAAAATGGCAACACCTACCTGGCTACGAAAGATGCGCAATACGGTATCGTTGCCTATGATCTGGCGAAAAGTATCGGCCTGCAAACGGGCGATAAAATCGTGCAGGTCAACGGAAAGGAGATTAACGATTTTAGCGAAATCCGCAGTTCCGACGTGTTTCTGGGCGACAATAGTTCGTACACCGTGTTGCGGAACGGCAAGCTGATCGACATCGACATTCCGAATGATTTCGTCGACAAGCTGTCGGATAAGAAGTCGGCCGGGCAGTTTGTTGAGCCGATCGAACCGTTCAAGGTTGGCGAAGTGGTACCGGGCCAACCTGCCACGAAAGCTGGTCTGAAGGCAGGTGATGTCATCACCAGTGCTAATGGCAAGCCCGTGCGGTTTTACCACCAGTTTACGGAGATCGTGCAGCCACTGAAAAACAAGCCGCTGACGCTGATCGTGAATCGTGCTGGCAAGCCGGTTACGTTGACAATGACCACGACAGAGGAAGGAAAAATCGGGTTCATGCCTGAATTCCTGCTGCCGCTGACTCACCAGGACTACACCTTCGGGCAGGCCCTGAGCATTGGTACGAAGCGCGCGTTTCAGGTCGTGTTCGATAACATAAAAGGCTTCGGCAAAATCTTCCGGGGTGAAGTATCAGCGTCGAAGGCGCTGAGTGGCCCTATCGGTATTGCGCAGAACCTGTTCGGCGGTATCTGGGTGTGGGATCGCTTCTGGACGGTAACGGGTTTGTTGTCGATGGCGCTGGCGTTTATGAACGCCCTGCCCATTCCGGCCCTCGACGGTGGTCACGCCACGATTCTGGGCTATGAGATCATTTCGGGTCGCAAGCCGTCGGATCGGTTCCTAGAAGCGGCTCAGCGGGTGGGTATGGTGATCCTGCTGGGACTGATGGCTTTTGCGATTTTCAACGACGTCTTTAAAGCTGTATTCTAA
- a CDS encoding DUF6702 family protein has product MHDFHASVTQMVYNPKERGFELSIRVFTDDLEKALSETAGAKVHLSNDKKDDPLIEKYVRAHVAYMTPQRQPKALTYVGHEEEADANWIYLEMPYTEPFRGGVMKQNILMDLFDDQVNMVNVSYQGQKKTFVFRQKNPVQDVLFN; this is encoded by the coding sequence ATGCACGACTTTCATGCCAGCGTGACGCAGATGGTGTACAACCCCAAAGAGCGGGGATTCGAGCTGAGCATCCGTGTGTTTACCGATGATCTGGAGAAAGCTTTGTCGGAGACAGCAGGTGCGAAAGTGCACCTGTCGAATGACAAAAAGGATGACCCGCTGATCGAGAAATACGTTCGGGCACACGTCGCCTACATGACTCCGCAGCGGCAGCCGAAGGCGCTGACCTATGTGGGGCACGAAGAGGAAGCTGATGCCAACTGGATTTACCTCGAAATGCCCTATACCGAACCGTTTCGGGGTGGCGTAATGAAACAGAACATCCTGATGGACTTATTCGACGATCAGGTCAACATGGTCAATGTGAGCTATCAGGGACAGAAGAAAACGTTTGTCTTTCGCCAGAAAAATCCCGTTCAGGACGTTTTATTCAACTGA